A part of Blastopirellula retiformator genomic DNA contains:
- a CDS encoding class I SAM-dependent methyltransferase, giving the protein MLFPVLHKLASLMGYELTKRRRSQLRAPIPPGSKLYVGCGEDRREGYCYSDIRPLPHVQLACKAWEVSQFCQGLGEIYSRHMLEHLTLGEVKLALQDWHKALAEGGQVRIEVPNLAFVIAQWQQAEWTGEPFADRYSDACWGFAGLFGWQRECDPTAPDYNQSYWDVHKSGFTGESMRYFLTQAGFEDIEIQFDRFTDKQIARRKIHPNASDDCHLIATARKRQGALEATNRHNQSVASAA; this is encoded by the coding sequence ATGTTATTTCCCGTACTACACAAACTAGCGTCGCTGATGGGCTACGAGCTGACGAAGCGGCGCCGTAGCCAGCTGCGAGCGCCCATTCCACCGGGCTCAAAGCTCTACGTCGGCTGCGGCGAAGATCGGCGGGAAGGCTATTGTTACAGCGACATTCGCCCGTTGCCTCACGTACAACTCGCCTGCAAAGCCTGGGAAGTCTCGCAGTTCTGCCAAGGCCTAGGAGAGATCTACAGCCGGCACATGCTTGAGCATCTGACGTTGGGCGAAGTCAAGCTGGCGCTGCAGGATTGGCACAAGGCTTTGGCGGAAGGTGGGCAAGTTCGGATCGAAGTCCCCAATTTGGCCTTTGTGATCGCCCAATGGCAACAAGCCGAGTGGACCGGCGAACCGTTCGCTGATCGATACTCGGACGCCTGCTGGGGCTTTGCCGGACTGTTTGGCTGGCAACGCGAATGCGATCCGACGGCGCCCGACTACAACCAAAGCTATTGGGACGTCCACAAGTCCGGCTTCACTGGCGAGTCGATGCGTTACTTTCTGACGCAGGCAGGTTTCGAGGATATCGAAATTCAATTCGACCGGTTCACCGACAAACAGATCGCCCGTCGCAAGATTCATCCCAATGCTAGCGACGACTGCCACTTGATCGCCACCGCGCGGAAACGCCAGGGAGCGCTCGAAGCCACCAACCGACACAACCAAAGCGTCGCCTCCGCCGCCTAG
- a CDS encoding S41 family peptidase, with amino-acid sequence MWKSPVRYALVALIVCANPFSFAGAAEATSSETAADSPSPYAEIDDDYVELITMFADALDQVDRNYVKKLDRRKLIEAAIRGVITELDPHSTYIPQEELARFRTNIDQQFGGIGIQIDARDGQLIIASPLVGGPAYDAGVGAGDRILEINGESTKGMNLDAAIERLKGEAGDTVSLVIYHPAEFKTETVELQREMIQLQTVLGDQRLENNDWDYIYDHDQKIAYVRITIFSRNTAEELATVLEELKADGVRGLILDLRSNPGGLLSAAIEIADRFIDEGKIVSVEGRNTPKREWSAVKDTTLIDVPVAVLVDHFSASASEIVSACLQDHDRAVVIGQRSWGKGSVQNIINLEEGKSAMKLTTAAYHRPSGKNIHRLPDAKETDEWGVSPSPGMEVKMSPKQLAAFQRYRRNRDMATLVPHPPAPEPPLQDVDPVLAKGLEYLESQLADPAKP; translated from the coding sequence ATGTGGAAATCTCCCGTTCGTTACGCGCTGGTCGCGTTGATCGTCTGTGCGAATCCCTTTTCTTTCGCTGGGGCCGCCGAGGCGACTTCTAGCGAGACGGCCGCTGACTCGCCCAGTCCCTACGCGGAGATCGACGACGACTATGTTGAGCTGATTACGATGTTTGCCGACGCCTTGGACCAGGTCGATCGGAACTACGTCAAGAAGCTTGATCGGCGGAAGTTGATCGAAGCGGCGATTCGGGGGGTGATTACGGAGCTCGATCCCCATTCGACCTACATCCCCCAGGAAGAACTAGCTCGCTTCCGCACCAACATCGATCAGCAGTTTGGCGGCATCGGCATTCAGATCGACGCCCGGGATGGACAGCTGATTATCGCCAGTCCGCTGGTGGGCGGCCCCGCCTATGACGCTGGCGTCGGCGCCGGCGATCGGATCTTGGAGATCAACGGCGAGAGCACCAAGGGAATGAACCTGGACGCCGCCATCGAACGGCTGAAAGGGGAAGCCGGCGATACCGTTTCGCTGGTGATCTATCACCCGGCCGAGTTCAAGACCGAAACGGTCGAACTGCAGCGCGAGATGATCCAGCTACAGACGGTGCTGGGAGACCAGCGGCTCGAAAACAACGACTGGGATTACATCTACGACCACGACCAGAAGATCGCCTACGTGCGGATCACGATTTTCAGCCGCAATACGGCCGAAGAGCTCGCCACCGTCCTGGAAGAGCTGAAAGCGGACGGCGTACGCGGCCTGATTCTCGACCTGCGTTCGAACCCGGGCGGTCTGCTGAGCGCCGCGATTGAGATCGCCGATCGCTTTATCGACGAAGGCAAAATCGTCAGCGTCGAAGGACGAAACACCCCCAAACGGGAGTGGAGCGCCGTGAAAGACACCACGCTGATTGACGTGCCAGTCGCCGTGCTGGTCGACCATTTTAGCGCCAGCGCCAGCGAGATTGTGTCGGCCTGCCTGCAGGATCACGACCGGGCGGTGGTAATTGGCCAGCGTTCGTGGGGCAAAGGGAGCGTCCAGAACATCATCAATCTGGAAGAAGGCAAAAGCGCGATGAAGTTGACGACGGCCGCCTATCATCGCCCCAGCGGGAAAAACATCCATCGGCTTCCCGATGCGAAAGAAACGGACGAGTGGGGCGTCTCTCCCTCGCCCGGCATGGAGGTTAAGATGTCGCCCAAGCAACTGGCGGCGTTTCAGCGGTATCGCCGAAATCGCGATATGGCGACGCTCGTCCCGCATCCGCCGGCTCCGGAACCGCCGCTGCAAGACGTCGATCCAGTGCTGGCGAAAGGGCTCGAGTATCTTGAGTCGCAACTCGCCGATCCAGCCAAACCCTAA
- the tsaD gene encoding tRNA (adenosine(37)-N6)-threonylcarbamoyltransferase complex transferase subunit TsaD, with translation MNLLTIESTCDETAAAIINENLEPLASVVASQEKLHERFNGVVPEIAARAHLERIMPVIDETLAKAQLKLADIDAVAVAHTPGLAGSLLVGVSVAKTLAWSLGVPLVGVNHLHGHIYACRLAAGRDIFPCVGLIVSGGHSSLYDCLGPSEFVPLGGTIDDAAGEAFDKVASMLGLPYPGGPSISKCAADGDPQGIPFPRPFLQDQSRLDFSFSGLKTAVRYEIAGPGRPDFSAVEISDQRRADIAASFEQAVVDCLVGKAELAVRKSGRGRLCVGGGVAANRKLRTALEELAARNQIELIIAPFSLCTDNAVMGAIAWEKIKAGSYDDLSLDATPGLIRENVNNA, from the coding sequence ATGAACCTGCTGACCATCGAGTCGACCTGCGACGAAACCGCCGCCGCGATCATCAACGAGAACCTGGAGCCGCTGGCGAGCGTCGTCGCCTCGCAAGAGAAGCTGCACGAGCGATTCAACGGCGTCGTGCCGGAGATCGCCGCCAGAGCCCATCTCGAGCGGATCATGCCGGTGATCGACGAAACGCTGGCCAAGGCGCAGCTGAAGTTGGCCGACATCGACGCGGTCGCCGTGGCCCACACGCCTGGTTTGGCAGGTTCGCTGCTGGTTGGCGTCTCGGTCGCCAAGACGCTCGCCTGGTCGCTGGGCGTGCCGCTGGTCGGGGTCAATCATCTGCACGGGCACATCTACGCCTGCCGGTTGGCGGCGGGACGCGACATCTTTCCGTGCGTGGGGCTGATCGTCAGCGGCGGGCATTCCAGCTTGTACGACTGCCTGGGGCCGTCGGAATTTGTCCCGCTGGGCGGGACAATCGACGACGCCGCCGGCGAGGCGTTCGACAAAGTGGCGTCGATGCTCGGATTGCCCTACCCGGGCGGTCCGTCGATCTCGAAGTGCGCGGCCGATGGCGATCCGCAGGGGATCCCGTTTCCGCGGCCATTTCTGCAAGATCAGAGCCGGCTCGACTTTAGCTTTAGCGGCCTGAAGACGGCGGTTCGGTACGAGATCGCCGGACCGGGAAGGCCTGACTTTTCGGCGGTCGAGATCTCCGACCAGCGCCGGGCCGACATCGCGGCCAGCTTCGAGCAAGCGGTCGTCGACTGCCTGGTCGGCAAGGCGGAATTGGCGGTGCGTAAATCAGGCCGCGGTCGGCTTTGCGTCGGCGGGGGCGTCGCCGCCAATCGCAAGCTGCGCACGGCACTCGAAGAGCTGGCTGCACGCAATCAGATCGAATTGATCATCGCCCCGTTTTCGCTCTGCACCGACAACGCGGTAATGGGGGCGATCGCTTGGGAAAAAATAAAAGCCGGGAGCTACGACGATCTTTCGCTCGACGCAACTCCCGGCTTAATTCGGGAAAACGTTAACAACGCTTAG
- a CDS encoding class I SAM-dependent methyltransferase → MSERQMATTMEEVRADHRLRYELAIEELKRRGKTGTVIDAGCGVGYGSWMLSQAVDNVISIEINEEAHDIYRKHWQRPNITFHNADLLSFEPKERVDAVVCFEFIEHVEFYDAAIKKFSEWSEFLIISTPNEEVRPHLQEPVNPFHFRHFRPTELSDALGKHRLHVESWQCQRSGAKPEIHAGTAGKFIIAICQRAAA, encoded by the coding sequence ATGTCTGAACGGCAAATGGCGACCACGATGGAAGAAGTTCGCGCCGACCATCGCCTCCGTTACGAACTAGCGATTGAAGAGCTAAAACGGCGCGGTAAGACCGGCACGGTTATCGACGCCGGCTGTGGGGTTGGCTATGGCTCGTGGATGCTATCACAAGCGGTCGACAACGTGATCTCGATCGAGATCAACGAAGAGGCGCATGACATCTATCGCAAGCATTGGCAGCGTCCCAACATCACGTTCCACAACGCCGATCTGCTCTCATTTGAGCCGAAAGAGCGGGTAGATGCGGTAGTTTGCTTCGAATTCATAGAACACGTTGAGTTTTACGACGCCGCCATTAAGAAGTTTTCGGAGTGGAGTGAATTTCTCATAATCTCTACGCCGAATGAGGAGGTAAGACCACATTTGCAAGAGCCGGTCAATCCGTTTCACTTTCGTCACTTTCGCCCCACTGAATTAAGTGACGCCCTCGGTAAGCATCGCTTGCACGTCGAAAGCTGGCAGTGCCAGCGAAGCGGCGCGAAGCCGGAAATTCACGCGGGCACCGCCGGCAAGTTTATTATTGCGATCTGCCAGCGAGCTGCTGCTTAG
- a CDS encoding glycosyltransferase family 4 protein produces MNLIDKIRRKIARAHWLQPLISRTKGRVCFFIPDKSKGWILEAACREIAQRLESPYIFCGDYKGMPLASAYFFCHYHFYKSALQINPWLREKNAIVWFTHPKEEDLGGQETIDVLNTAKVVTMCSKWRRYLVDLGVEEHRISTIVGAADLNFFSPHQRGGGKIGFCTAYYERKNPDRIFEIVRRMPDQEFILMGRNWQDYPRFNELFGLGNLEYRQAKYAQYPDYYAELDVFVSASQLEGGPIPLLESMMSNVVPVASDTGFAPDVIQHGENGFLYPADETDPDVIVDLIRRAKTLTADVRQSVLPYTWDEYACSHEQLFKAA; encoded by the coding sequence ATGAACTTGATCGACAAGATTCGCCGCAAGATCGCCAGAGCTCATTGGCTGCAACCGTTGATTTCCCGAACCAAGGGGCGCGTCTGCTTTTTCATTCCCGACAAAAGCAAGGGTTGGATCTTGGAAGCGGCGTGTCGCGAGATCGCCCAGCGACTGGAATCTCCTTACATTTTCTGCGGCGACTACAAGGGAATGCCGCTCGCCAGCGCCTACTTCTTTTGTCACTACCATTTCTACAAGTCGGCGCTCCAAATCAATCCGTGGCTGCGAGAGAAGAACGCGATCGTCTGGTTTACGCATCCCAAGGAAGAAGACCTGGGGGGCCAAGAGACGATTGACGTGCTGAATACGGCGAAGGTCGTCACCATGTGCTCGAAGTGGAGACGGTACCTAGTCGACCTGGGAGTCGAGGAGCATCGCATCTCCACGATCGTTGGGGCGGCCGACCTCAACTTCTTTTCGCCGCACCAGCGTGGCGGTGGAAAGATTGGCTTCTGTACCGCCTACTACGAACGAAAAAACCCGGATCGGATCTTTGAGATCGTCCGCCGCATGCCCGACCAAGAGTTCATTCTTATGGGTCGCAACTGGCAAGACTACCCGCGGTTCAACGAGTTGTTCGGGCTCGGCAACCTCGAGTATCGCCAGGCGAAGTACGCTCAATATCCGGACTACTACGCCGAACTGGACGTCTTCGTCTCCGCTTCTCAGTTGGAAGGGGGCCCGATTCCGCTGCTTGAGTCGATGATGAGCAACGTCGTACCGGTGGCCAGCGATACCGGCTTCGCACCAGACGTCATCCAGCATGGCGAGAACGGCTTCCTCTATCCGGCTGACGAGACCGACCCTGACGTCATCGTCGACCTGATTCGCCGAGCCAAGACGCTGACCGCGGATGTGCGTCAAAGCGTGCTGCCGTACACATGGGATGAGTACGCATGTAGTCATGAACAATTGTTTAAAGCGGCCTAG
- a CDS encoding vWA domain-containing protein has protein sequence MARCVLASLAIMLGSSVASLATAEEAKLATYEATGGPTYFAMSISPGQLKAAPGEVVILVDTSASQTGIYREDSLKTLKALLASLSPETRVKVMGGDLHAVAMNDGFVAPTGAAADAAVAKLTKRAPLGSTDLPTMLTEAAAQFEGGLDTPRSIVYLGDGASRARMLEDAELKSLVGTLTKARTAVNAFAIGPERDIQLLAVLANQTGGDVIADTNQSAAADVGALIATAAETPVIWPTDVQFSKNVTAHFPKQTPPLRGDRDTIVVGQLAEAGDVTVKFTGMSDGKSVQMNFSAKPEASDDQAYLPELIKLAEKDGGMSMPTVGSVGLRETARVLLAAADTFSQMSGQALATGDALGAQRLADAALQRDPNNPQAALVKKAAVAQIGDDDSLRMVNAQAQPGADLAADEGNFLNEVQRQQIRQAEVIKIEVENALSNAREQMGVQPEMVKDSLKLLLESVDRAPELQADVRRNLRNRIVSAIQMADRRAVQVESERLERDENAAIAAERIRITETLLRDQERVRSIMEMFNALMDENKYVEAEEAAFAAREIDPGNLATHAAVYNAELVGNFYNIERIRELRYKGVIDTLWLVEESHVPFPDEPPIIYPDREFWEDITRRRKKYASVDLATTGEAEKKIFEQLNEPTKIAFIDTPLVEVVEYLKTLHGIEIQLNNRALEDVGLSPDVPVTRNLEGISLRSALRLLLKELELTYVVANEVLEITTPEDAESELVTKVYPVADLVMPIPSGGGGFGSQVGGGQNGAFGGGQGGGGFGGGGGGFGGGQGGGGGGFFAVDDDKSVLKLGPTVEEKQAEIQIEAQPAVAPQPKAELKLEVREGETRADAWERLLDAGADIPASDVRSEVRRMMNSKQYDQVTALIQAFLRHGQPQPWMYEALGMAMQLNHAPKEEIERSLMSAIDFTSGPEHMLYVAIYMTRVGLDERALKLFQEVAKIEPLRPEPYALGLAAAKRLDDFDGIQWACVGALKQAWPTESVKIKTDAFLSAKAALGRLQKEGRIDEAKEFSKALNEALIRDCIVNVTWTGDADLDIAVEEPTGSVCSLRNPRTVGGGVLLGDTASSLNQQDDQGFSETYVCPVGFPGEYKLLVRRIWGEVTAGKVTVDVYTSYGAKQQQHVRRQIPLGDSAAIVNFTLNEGRRTDNLEENQVQVAAKAHVEMGRAVLAQALNNYSDSYTSESYQTARQEMANNRPFIRNRSAVGFRPEITVLPEGVQFQAFAVISADRRYVRFTGFPSFTQIGNVTTFNIGNGDFNTIEDGTSGGTADDDDAAN, from the coding sequence ATGGCACGATGCGTCCTCGCATCGCTCGCAATCATGTTGGGTTCGAGCGTCGCTAGCTTGGCCACGGCCGAAGAAGCGAAGCTGGCCACGTACGAAGCGACGGGCGGACCAACCTACTTTGCAATGAGCATCTCCCCCGGACAGCTCAAAGCAGCGCCGGGTGAAGTGGTCATCCTGGTCGACACCTCCGCGAGCCAGACCGGCATCTATCGCGAAGACTCGCTAAAAACCTTGAAGGCGTTGTTGGCCTCGCTGTCGCCGGAAACGCGCGTCAAAGTGATGGGCGGCGACCTGCACGCGGTGGCGATGAACGACGGTTTCGTCGCTCCGACCGGCGCCGCGGCCGATGCGGCGGTTGCGAAGTTGACCAAGCGGGCTCCGCTCGGCTCGACCGACCTGCCGACGATGCTGACCGAAGCGGCCGCTCAATTTGAAGGCGGACTCGATACGCCTCGCTCGATCGTCTACCTGGGTGACGGCGCCAGCCGCGCTCGGATGCTGGAAGACGCCGAACTAAAGTCGCTGGTCGGCACGCTGACCAAGGCCCGCACCGCCGTCAACGCGTTTGCGATCGGTCCGGAACGTGACATTCAACTGCTGGCCGTCTTGGCGAATCAAACCGGCGGCGACGTGATCGCCGACACCAATCAATCGGCTGCGGCGGACGTTGGCGCGTTGATCGCCACGGCTGCCGAAACCCCGGTCATCTGGCCGACCGACGTTCAGTTCTCGAAGAACGTCACGGCCCACTTCCCGAAACAAACTCCGCCGCTGCGGGGCGATCGCGACACGATCGTCGTCGGTCAATTGGCCGAAGCGGGCGACGTCACCGTCAAGTTCACCGGCATGTCCGACGGCAAGTCGGTACAGATGAACTTCTCGGCCAAGCCGGAAGCCTCGGACGATCAGGCCTACCTGCCTGAACTGATCAAGTTGGCCGAGAAAGATGGCGGCATGAGCATGCCGACCGTCGGTTCGGTTGGTCTGCGGGAAACGGCCCGCGTCTTGTTGGCTGCGGCCGACACCTTCTCGCAGATGAGCGGACAAGCCTTGGCCACCGGCGACGCTCTGGGCGCCCAACGATTGGCCGACGCCGCGCTGCAGCGTGACCCGAACAACCCGCAAGCCGCGCTCGTCAAGAAAGCGGCCGTCGCGCAGATTGGCGACGACGACTCGCTGCGGATGGTCAACGCTCAGGCTCAGCCGGGCGCCGATCTGGCCGCCGACGAAGGAAACTTCCTGAACGAAGTCCAGCGTCAGCAGATTCGCCAGGCCGAAGTGATCAAGATTGAAGTCGAAAACGCCCTCTCCAACGCTCGCGAACAAATGGGCGTGCAGCCGGAGATGGTCAAAGACTCGCTGAAGCTGTTGCTGGAGAGCGTCGATCGCGCTCCGGAACTGCAGGCCGACGTCCGCCGCAACCTGCGAAACCGCATCGTCTCGGCCATCCAGATGGCCGATCGCCGAGCGGTTCAGGTCGAATCGGAACGTCTGGAACGGGACGAGAACGCGGCGATCGCCGCCGAACGGATCCGGATCACCGAGACGCTCCTTCGCGATCAAGAACGCGTCCGCAGCATCATGGAAATGTTCAACGCCCTGATGGACGAAAACAAGTACGTTGAAGCCGAAGAAGCGGCCTTCGCGGCTCGTGAAATCGATCCGGGCAACCTGGCCACCCACGCCGCCGTCTACAACGCCGAGCTGGTTGGCAACTTCTACAACATCGAACGCATTCGCGAACTTCGCTACAAGGGCGTGATCGATACGCTCTGGTTGGTCGAAGAGTCGCACGTGCCGTTCCCGGATGAACCGCCGATCATCTACCCCGATCGCGAGTTCTGGGAAGACATCACCCGCCGTCGTAAGAAGTACGCTTCGGTCGACTTGGCGACGACCGGCGAAGCCGAAAAGAAGATCTTCGAGCAGCTCAACGAGCCGACCAAGATCGCCTTTATCGACACGCCGCTGGTCGAAGTGGTCGAATACCTGAAGACCCTGCACGGCATCGAAATCCAGTTGAACAACCGCGCTCTGGAAGACGTTGGTCTTTCGCCGGACGTGCCGGTTACCCGGAACCTGGAAGGGATCAGCCTTCGCTCGGCGCTTCGCCTGCTGCTGAAAGAACTGGAACTGACTTACGTGGTCGCCAACGAAGTGTTGGAAATCACCACGCCGGAAGATGCTGAATCGGAACTGGTTACCAAGGTGTATCCGGTGGCGGACCTCGTCATGCCGATTCCCTCGGGCGGCGGCGGCTTTGGCTCGCAAGTCGGCGGCGGCCAGAACGGCGCCTTCGGCGGCGGCCAAGGTGGCGGCGGGTTTGGCGGCGGTGGCGGTGGATTCGGCGGCGGCCAAGGTGGCGGCGGCGGCGGTTTCTTTGCCGTCGATGACGACAAGTCGGTCCTGAAACTCGGCCCGACCGTCGAAGAAAAGCAAGCCGAAATCCAAATCGAAGCTCAGCCGGCGGTTGCCCCGCAGCCGAAGGCCGAACTGAAGCTGGAAGTTCGCGAAGGCGAAACTCGCGCTGACGCTTGGGAGCGTTTGCTGGATGCGGGCGCCGATATTCCGGCCTCCGACGTCCGCAGCGAAGTTCGTCGCATGATGAACTCGAAGCAATACGATCAGGTGACCGCGTTGATCCAGGCTTTCCTACGTCATGGCCAACCGCAGCCGTGGATGTACGAGGCGCTGGGCATGGCGATGCAGCTGAATCACGCTCCGAAAGAAGAGATTGAACGGAGCCTGATGTCGGCGATCGACTTCACCTCCGGTCCCGAGCACATGCTGTACGTCGCGATCTACATGACCCGCGTTGGACTGGATGAGCGAGCCCTGAAGCTCTTTCAGGAAGTGGCGAAGATTGAGCCGCTCCGACCCGAACCGTATGCGTTGGGGTTGGCGGCCGCCAAGAGACTGGATGACTTCGACGGCATCCAATGGGCCTGCGTCGGAGCGCTAAAGCAAGCCTGGCCGACCGAAAGCGTCAAAATCAAAACCGATGCGTTCCTCTCGGCCAAAGCCGCCTTGGGACGTCTGCAAAAAGAAGGTCGCATCGACGAAGCGAAAGAGTTCAGCAAGGCTTTGAACGAAGCGCTGATTCGCGACTGCATCGTCAACGTCACCTGGACCGGCGACGCCGATCTCGACATCGCGGTGGAAGAGCCGACCGGTTCGGTTTGCTCGCTCCGTAATCCGCGCACCGTCGGCGGCGGCGTCCTGTTGGGCGACACCGCTTCTTCGCTCAACCAGCAGGACGATCAGGGTTTCTCGGAAACCTACGTTTGCCCCGTTGGTTTCCCGGGCGAATACAAGTTGCTGGTCCGCCGTATCTGGGGCGAAGTGACCGCCGGCAAAGTGACCGTCGACGTCTACACCTCGTACGGCGCCAAGCAGCAACAACACGTTCGTCGTCAGATTCCGCTGGGCGATTCGGCCGCGATCGTTAACTTCACCCTGAACGAAGGGCGTCGTACCGACAACCTGGAAGAAAACCAGGTTCAGGTCGCCGCCAAGGCCCATGTCGAAATGGGACGTGCGGTTCTGGCTCAGGCGCTGAACAACTACTCCGATTCGTACACCAGTGAATCGTATCAGACCGCCCGTCAGGAAATGGCCAATAACCGGCCGTTCATTCGCAATCGCAGCGCCGTCGGTTTCCGCCCGGAAATCACCGTGTTGCCCGAAGGCGTTCAGTTCCAGGCGTTTGCCGTCATCTCGGCCGACCGCCGCTACGTTCGCTTTACCGGTTTCCCGAGCTTCACGCAGATCGGTAACGTGACGACCTTCAACATCGGTAACGGCGACTTCAATACGATTGAAGACGGTACCAGCGGCGGAACCGCGGACGATGACGACGCTGCCAACTAG
- a CDS encoding SLC13 family permease, whose product MIPEILHPWLAIATTIAVFVTLQVTRRIPIDLLFLLALVFLVLTGVLAPAVAIAGFASRAVLAISALLVVAAGLRSTGVLDWVGNMLLGDVKTEQTALRRIAGPIVAASAFVLNTALVAMMMPVLIDWCRQRNLSPSKLLLPLSYLTILGGVCTLIGTSTTLVVNDQLRLSHAAMQAEVVALQENAPENATAITQRQTALPQVAPMGFFEIGLVGLPCALAGSFFLVLVGQKLLPGSPDLIEQLGEKTREYLVEMQVLPECRLVGKTVEEAGLRNLHGLYLIEIDRSGDIITPVAPGDQIRAGDRLVFTGVVSTIVDLEKIPGLVPAADQTYEFHPSSRQQRHLTEVVLSRTSPLIGSTVRKANFRALYNAAVIAVHRNGMRLTNKIGNIELEPGDTLLLQTRGDFIAQQRNSRDFYLVSSVEGAEPRRHDRSWLAAGLMSVLILWMTLASIFGGGGLADPAIAALSIAALMVLTQCVKSSDARAAVDLQVVVTIAAALGLGSALWQSGAAEMIAQSLVHLVGQRPYLLLIVIYLLAMIFTEMITNAAVAALLLPIAIAVALAGDLNPRPFIMAIALAASLSFLTPIGYQTNLMVMGPGGYKPRDYLVAGIPLALIVAATALVLIPLVWPLTLTN is encoded by the coding sequence ATGATTCCCGAAATTCTGCATCCGTGGCTTGCGATTGCGACGACCATCGCCGTCTTCGTGACGCTACAAGTCACGCGACGAATCCCAATCGACCTGCTGTTTCTGTTGGCGCTCGTCTTCTTGGTCCTGACCGGCGTGCTTGCTCCGGCGGTCGCCATCGCCGGCTTCGCCAGTCGGGCGGTACTGGCGATTAGCGCCCTGTTGGTGGTCGCAGCCGGACTGCGCAGCACCGGCGTGCTCGACTGGGTCGGCAACATGCTGCTGGGCGATGTGAAGACCGAGCAGACGGCGCTGCGCCGGATTGCCGGGCCGATCGTCGCCGCCAGCGCGTTCGTCCTGAATACGGCGCTGGTCGCCATGATGATGCCGGTGCTGATCGATTGGTGCCGCCAGCGGAATCTCTCCCCTTCCAAGCTGCTGCTGCCGCTCAGCTATCTGACGATCCTGGGCGGCGTTTGCACGTTGATCGGCACCAGCACCACGCTGGTGGTCAATGATCAGCTGCGTCTCAGCCACGCCGCGATGCAGGCCGAGGTCGTCGCGCTACAGGAAAACGCACCCGAAAATGCGACCGCCATCACGCAGCGTCAAACCGCCTTGCCGCAAGTAGCGCCGATGGGCTTTTTCGAGATCGGCCTGGTCGGGTTGCCCTGCGCGCTGGCAGGCTCCTTCTTTCTGGTCTTGGTCGGTCAGAAGTTGCTGCCGGGCTCGCCGGACCTGATCGAGCAATTGGGAGAGAAAACTCGCGAGTACCTGGTCGAGATGCAAGTGCTGCCCGAGTGCCGCCTGGTCGGCAAGACGGTCGAAGAGGCGGGCCTGCGAAACCTGCACGGGCTCTACCTGATCGAAATCGACCGCAGCGGCGACATCATCACGCCGGTCGCCCCGGGCGATCAGATTCGCGCCGGCGATCGACTGGTCTTTACCGGCGTCGTGTCGACGATCGTTGATCTGGAGAAGATCCCTGGCCTCGTTCCGGCCGCCGATCAAACGTACGAGTTTCATCCCAGCTCGCGGCAACAGCGGCATCTGACCGAAGTAGTGCTGTCGCGGACCTCGCCGCTGATTGGCAGCACGGTGCGGAAGGCAAACTTTCGCGCTCTTTACAACGCGGCGGTGATCGCGGTGCATCGTAACGGCATGCGGCTGACCAACAAGATCGGCAACATCGAACTGGAGCCTGGCGATACGCTGCTGCTGCAAACCCGCGGCGACTTTATCGCCCAGCAGCGGAACAGCCGCGACTTTTACCTGGTCAGCAGCGTCGAAGGCGCCGAGCCGCGGCGCCACGATCGCAGTTGGCTAGCCGCCGGACTGATGAGCGTGTTGATCTTGTGGATGACGTTGGCCTCGATCTTTGGCGGAGGGGGCCTAGCTGATCCGGCGATCGCGGCCCTCTCGATCGCCGCGCTGATGGTGCTGACGCAATGCGTCAAATCGTCCGACGCCCGGGCGGCCGTCGACCTGCAGGTCGTGGTCACCATCGCCGCGGCGCTTGGATTGGGCAGCGCCTTATGGCAAAGCGGCGCCGCCGAAATGATTGCCCAGTCGCTGGTGCACCTGGTCGGCCAACGTCCTTACTTGCTGCTGATTGTGATCTACCTGCTGGCGATGATCTTTACCGAGATGATCACCAACGCGGCCGTCGCCGCGCTGCTGCTGCCGATCGCGATCGCCGTGGCGCTAGCCGGCGATTTGAACCCCCGGCCATTTATCATGGCGATCGCTTTGGCGGCGTCGCTCTCGTTCCTGACGCCGATCGGCTACCAAACCAACCTGATGGTGATGGGCCCCGGCGGTTACAAGCCGCGAGACTATCTGGTTGCCGGCATTCCGTTGGCGTTGATCGTCGCCGCCACGGCGCTGGTGCTGATTCCGCTGGTTTGGCCGCTGACGCTGACAAACTAG